AATAACACGGAAACAATAGACTTAAATAGTTGGTTGAATGGAATACACGAGGACAATATTTATGAATCCACAGACATAGCCCTCAATGAAATAAAATTAACTATCAAAGATGACCAAGACACATTCCAACAAGATGAAAACATAATCCTAAACTACACTATACAACTAACAAATCCTATGCACTACAAGGACTTTGAAACAGGAATAAACGACATAACACTATACATAAACAGTCAAAAAAATATTACAACAAAATATGAAAACACAACACTAAACAATTTACAACCAGGAAAATATGAAATATACTATACCACATGTAACCAACAATCAAACACAGTAACATTCAAGGTAATCGGTGATTCACAAATAACCACACCAGAGGATTCATATGAATACTATGAGGGTATAAACAATAAAATACCACTTCTTATAACAGATGCTAGTGGACAAAAAGGCAACATTACTATAACAGTAAAAGATCAAGATGAATACAAGTTACTGTCTGCTTACTATAATATAGGAAATAACTATCAACTACCAACAGAATCACTAGCCAGCACACTAAAAAACCTTTACAACCCACTAAGTGACTCATACACCATAAATGTAACATATAGCAGCGACTGTGCAAATCCAAGCTCAACAGAATTCACACTAAACATCACTAAGCAAAGAAACACCACAATAGCATATGACATAATAAACAACACAGAAAAAAACGTACAAATAAACATAACAGTACAAGATTCAATATACAAGACACCAATAGCTGATGCAACTATATTTTATCAAGATGAATACAAGTTACTGTCTGCTTACTATAATATAGGAAATAACTATCAACTACCAACAGAATCACTAGCCAGCACACTAAAAAACCTTTACAACCCACTAAGTGACTCATACACCATAAATGTAACATATAGCAGCGACTGTGCAAATCCAAGCTCAACAGAATTCACACTAAACATCACTAAGCAAAGAAACACCACAATAGCATATGACATAATAAACAACACAGAAAAAAACGTACAAATAAACATAACAGTACAAGATTCAATATACAAGACACCAATAGCTGATGCAACTATACAAATAACTGGTGACATCAACACAGACACCACAAGTGGAATACTAACCGACAACACGCTCACACCAGGAGACTACACAATAAACGTCAAATACCCAGAAACAGAAGACTACAAAGAATCACAAACCACAATAGACTTCACAGTAGAAATAGATAAAGACAAAAAAATAGCCGAACTCGAAGAACAAGTAGAAAACATCACAGAAAAACTAGATGAAGCACAGGATAATATAGAAAACCTTACAAATCAACTAGAACGGGCAAACAATGAAATAGAAACATTAAACAACACCAACAATAATTTAACAAGACAACTAGAAGAAGCAAACCAGAAAATAGACTCACTAAACAATCAAATCAGCAATCTCACACAAAAAATCAAAGAAAAAGATAACCAGATAGAAAATCTAACAGAACAAATCACAGACTTAACAAAACAATTACAGGATGCACAAAAAGAAATACAAACACTCACACAAGAAAATAACAACCTAAACAATCAACTAGAACAGGCAAAAGAAGAAATAGAAACATTAAACAACACAATCAAAGAACTAACACGACCACCACTAAACACTACCATCACTATAACTCCAATAAAATCAAGTGTAGGTAGTATAGTAAACTTATCTGCCAATGTTAAAGATCAGAATGGAGAAAAGGTCAGTGGTGGAAAAGTCATATTTAAAGTAAACGGAATTACACTTAAGGATGAATACAATAATGTTCTATATGCCACACTAACAGATGGATGTGCATCCCTAAAGTATAAGGTTCAGGCTGCATGGATGAAAAACACATCCTATGTAGAAGCAGTTTATGGAGGAAATGAAAACTACACCTCAAGTCGTACAAAATCAACTAACATACTAAATATCACCGAGGGCACTGCTAAAGTATCATTAGATAAATCATCATTCACAGTAAAATCCGGTGAAAAAATAACATTACGGGCAAAAATAGTTGATGCGAACGGTGATAATATAAATCGTGGAAAAGTAGTATTCAAATTAAACGGAAAAACATTAACTGACAAAAATGGAAAAACACTACAAGCCAAAGTGGTAAATGGAGAAGCAGTACTTGAATACACAATACCATCAACATACAGTGCAAAAACATACAACTTAACAGCAGTATATGGTGGTGAAGGATACACAAGAAGCCAAACAAGTGGTAAATTAACCATAACCAAGAAAGGTGTCATAATAAACACAGACAGTATCACCACGAAAAACAATAAAACAACACTCAAAGCTACTATACGAGATGAAACAGGAGAACTACTTGTAAGAAACACTAACTTAGCAATAAAAGTCAATGGAAAAACAATACTAAAAGGAGTAAACAGTACCAATGGTAAAATAGACCTGTCATTTACCACTACATTAAGGCCGGGTATGTATGAATTGCAAATAATATCTGGTGAAAATGGAATATACAAGACTGGTAAAATGACTACCGTTCTTAAAATATAATCCATTTTCTTTTCATATTCTTTTTATATTGATAAATTATTATTCTTTTCTTCTTTCCTTTTCCCCTGGACCCCTATACCATACTTTTTAATTATTTTCTATAGGTTTACTGTTACATGTTTAATGTTTACCTGTTTATTGTTTCCAGCTTACCAGGGTGTGCGAAATATATTTTATTTTGTCTTTGTTGGTTTTTTCTTGGTTTGATTGTTTTTGTGTTTTCATGTTATTTGTTCTATTGTTGTTCTAAAAATAGAGATAATAATACTTTATGCTACAATAAGTGTATTAAAAAATATAAATGATATAATAATTATATTAAAATATAGTCTAAGATTAATGGGTGGGATAATACATTAGTGAGAATAAATTAATAGAAACATTAAAATTTCTAGAAACAGTTACAAATGATAAATTAATCCTTTCATTACATTTCTCCACATGTAATGAAGAAAAAACATATAAACAACTTCTACAAGGATATTGACCTTTATAAAACATTATTAACGGAACACTATCCAGTAGAAATTTCTCTACAACCATATGATAAAGTAAGGATTAAATATGAACATCCATACTGTGACAATTATGATTATTGTATCGTGTTTAAAAGGATTAACAATAAGATTAAACTTATTACAACATTTAATGCACCTACTATAACGTACTGGGAGGAAATAAATTATGGATAGATATGATTATGATGTAGATGTTGATGCATTTGTACTTAGAAAATCTGACTTTGATTATGCATATTCTATTGATGTAACAAGTGAAATAATACTTGATGTAGATTCAAATAAAAATCTTATAGGTATTGAATTTTTAGATGTATCTAAGATATTAAATGTTGAACCAGAATTACTAGTACATCCTAAGAAAATATTTGCTGAAGTAGTATCTACAGATGAAGGAATCATTCTTGCTATGACTTTTGAATTCGATAATATTACACGCAAATTTGACACTCCAATCAGCAATCTCATATCTAGTACTAATGCTTTAATTGTTAATGCTTAATTACTATTTTATTATATTATTTTTTTTTACTCTATTAATTACTTTTTCTTTTTTCCTTTTTTCCTGGATTCTTATACTATATTTTTTAATTTTTTTCCTATAGGTTTGCTGCTACAGGGTTATATGTTTATTGTTTCGGCTTAGGGGGGGGGGGGTGTGAAATAATATATTTTTAGGGGTCTAGATTATTCGTCCTTCAGAAAGCATTTGTAAGTCTGTTTTTGTTGTGTATCCTTGATTAATTATTAAGGATGCTAATAATACAGTTAGTAATGTTGTTTTTTAACGGATTCTGTTGTATATTTGTGGAAATGTTTTAAATTTAGTCCTTCTTTAAGGAATTTAAAAAAGTCTTCGATATGGCTTCTTACATATTTAATTCTTTTTCTTTTGATTATGTTTTTACAAAATGAGTTTGTTAATTTTATGAATTTACTTTTATTTTCTTTATCTTTTTTGTTTTGTCTGAAATATTCTAATGGACAGGTTAATGCGTTGTTTAGTTTTTCTATGTTGAAATTGGATTTAGTGAGGATTAATGGTTGTATGTGGTATTTTTTTAAGCCTATTTCATAGTTTTCATAACTATAATATCCTCTATCAGCTAGTATTTTATCATTGTAGTGTAATAGGTGGTGTTTTTTTCATTTGTTCTAGTATTTCTGGGAATATTTGACTGTCGTGGGGTGAACCTGGGTGTATTATGAATAAAACAGGCATCATGGTATTGTAATCTAGTACAAAAGTTCCTTTAAAGCCTATATAGAAGCCAATACTTGTTCCATGACCCCATTTTGGATCTTTATTTTCAAATTTTTCTTGGAAATCTTCTTACTATCAAAATTATAATCAACATCCAATGGAGTTGCATCAAGTAAATAAGTATGTGATTGAACTCTATTATTTCTATTAAGATATCTGAGTATTGTATTGATAGTTTTTTCTATTGTTTGGGCAGAAAAACGTCCAATCAGTTCTGTAACCTGAGAAACTGATAACACAGTTTTAACATTAAAAAAAGATTTAACTTCTGGTTTCTTATTTATCTCATCAATGATGTATTAAACCTTTAAATTAAAAAATTAACTAATAAAAATAACTTTTAAAGTAAAATTAAATTTATTCAATGGTTTTATACCATTTGAAGCTATTATTTGTTGGATTATTCTAGAATCAATAATATTAAATATTTCTTCTAACAAACTAGTATATGGGTTGGAATTATCGAAATTTAAACCTAATAACATTTAACTCACTATTAATATGTTTATTAAAGGTTTTATTTAAATATTTCGATAATAAAAACCTTTCATAAAAATCCAAGTAAAAATCAAATGTATTATTTTTAACCAAGATTAATTAAATGTTTAATACTAAAAAATCAGCGTTTTTAGGTCGTAAAAAAATATTAATTTTCTAGACCCCTAAAAACATATTTAATCATTTGTTTTATTGTGTAAAACTTGATATTTTTTTATATTTTTTTTTTTTTTTGATTGAAATATGCTATAAGTATTTAAGTTAAAAAAAAACATAATTATTATTTAGAGTGTTTATATTTATTTTTTATAAATTTTTAACACTTTATGCTTTTTCATTAAATCTTATTCTATTAATCTTGTAATTTTCACATATAATTTACATAAATTCTTTAAAATATTCTCTCATTAAATCTATAGTCACTGTTTAAAATTGTCATGATGATACTTTTTTAGATTTTACTAAATAAGACTGTGACAGATGGGAAAGAAAAACACCCATCAAATACAACATTATCAGTGGTGAAGGATAATGAACCTGAAAAACATATTAATGATCGGATTAATCTTACTAGCTGCAGGCTCACTCATAACAGCAGTTAACGCAGCAGGTAATGTGAACATAAATGGTGAAAACCTAAACGTACTAGACGGATTTAATGCATATGAAAGTGAAGTAGACACAACACACATGGACGAAGACGGCCTAGACGTAGAAGACATAGACGGAACAAGAGTAGACAACAAAGTAACACACGAATACATAAATGGTAACGGTGACAAACTCGAACTAACAGTAGGAGTACTAATCAACGGCAAACCAGTACAAGCACTAAACGCTTACGGCTACTCCAAAAAAAGTAATCAATGGCAAAGACGGATACTTCAAAACAGAAATGGATGACGGAAGACAACAATACAAATTCCAATACCTAGAAAACGGAAAACTAGTAAAAATAGAAGCACCAAACGAAGACAGCATAAGCAAAGTAATGACATAAAAAAAAGGGATAATCACCCATCCTTTTCTCCCCATTTTTGGGAACATCAAGGTGGTGTTAATGGTGATGACAATATAAAACAATTACAATTAATTATATTTAATCCAAATAACAGGATACAACTCCCTCCCCATATTAAATAACATAAACAATTATCAAGAAAAAAAATATTTTAAACTTCAAAAAATCCCCCAGAATATTTCAAAGACTCTTATAAAAAAAAGAGAAACATATAATTAAATCCATAAAAAAAGAGAAGTGGAAATTGAAGTTAAACACCCTATTAACTTCAATTAATTATTTTTTTTAAGCTGTTTTAACAGTACTAGTTTTACTATAAGCATTATAACGAGCATTACCAGGATAAGCAAGAGTTACCTTATAAGTTCCCTTATTTGCTTTAGTAGTATAGGTGAATGTTCCTGTTTTATCTGTTTTTGCTGTACCCTGTTTACCATTTAATGTTATACGAGCGAGACTGTTCATAAG
This genomic stretch from Methanosphaera sp. ISO3-F5 harbors:
- a CDS encoding DUF2283 domain-containing protein gives rise to the protein MDRYDYDVDVDAFVLRKSDFDYAYSIDVTSEIILDVDSNKNLIGIEFLDVSKILNVEPELLVHPKKIFAEVVSTDEGIILAMTFEFDNITRKFDTPISNLISSTNALIVNA
- a CDS encoding transposase; the protein is MLADRGYYSYENYEIGLKKYHIQPLILTKSNFNIEKLNNALTCPLEYFRQNKKDKENKSKFIKLTNSFCKNIIKRKRIKYVRSHIEDFFKFLKEGLNLKHFHKYTTESVKKQHY